TATTGGCGGGTGTCGGAACACAAGATACAGGCAACGCAACAAGCCCTACAACAACACCTCGAAAAGATGCAGGCTTTAGATGCGCAAGCAGCAGGGATCGCCCATCAGCTTGAAAGCCTGCCACCACCAACTGGCTGGGCGCAACTACACGCGGATTATCGCCAAGCGGTGAAAGAATTATTTCAAAACACCTTGCAACAAGTGCGGCCACCATCAGAGTGCCAAGATTTATCCAAAACCTTGCAACAACAACGCTGGGAAGGTTTTATCACCGAAAGTTGGGGGTATCTGCAACTGCCCTTAGCCGCGCAGCAACACAGTGTTATCAAACACACCTTGTTGGATGAGGCGCATATTCCGCTGATCGCCCTGCAAGATGACCCGCACGGGCGTAAAGGACACAGCTTATACCGCGTGCAATACCTGCATATCTGGATTTTAACGCAACAAGGTTTAGTGATGCGGCAAGGGTATTTTGACCGCGTAGCCAAGCAATTTCTGTTTGAGCAACAAGAATTCTACCCGTACAAGCAATTGCTGCACCTCGAACTCACGGAGCAAACCCTACCAGAAGAAGCGTTGCTCAAACAACGCTTACCTGCTCACCTCTATCAACGCTATTTCGAGCAGCCGGTCAGCATCTTGTCAGTAAAGACTGTGACCGGCAAAACGCATGAATGTGCTTCGTTGCCGGTCAGTGAACGCCCATTCAGGCAACGTGAATGGCAGGAACGTTACGGGCTGGATAGCGATATGCAACGCCTGACCCGTTGTTTGCACCAACGTTTGTCTTAGGAAGCCATTAACGCCGCAATTTTTGCCGCGTTGGGATTCAAAACAACGCCTTTTTCGGTGACAAGCGCATCGACTAAGGCTGCGGGGGTGACATCAAATGCCGGATTCCATGCTTGAGTATGATGTGCCGCAATCCGCTGATTACTCACATTCAAGACTTCATCCTGAGAACGCTCTTCAATGGGAATGCCATTACCGTTCGAGGTAGCTAGGTCAATGGTGCTGGTCGGCGCGACCACCATGAACTTCACCCCGTGATAACGGGCATTCACCGCGAGGCTGTAAGTGCCAATTTTATTCGCCACATCACCATTCGCGGCAATCCGGTCTGAACCGACAATAACCCACGAGACTTTTCCCAATTTCATTAAATGCGCAGCAGCGCCGTCACACAACAAATGCGCGGGGATTTTATCTTTGACTAACTCCCACGCGGTCAGGCGGGAACCTTGCCACCACGGACGGGTTTCATCGGCATACACGTGTTCGATTTTGCCGCTGCTGTAAGCGCTGCGAATCACGCCCAACGCAGTGCCGTAACCGCCAGTCGCCAGTGACCCGGTGTTGCAA
The window above is part of the Thiothrix winogradskyi genome. Proteins encoded here:
- the mtnA gene encoding S-methyl-5-thioribose-1-phosphate isomerase, whose amino-acid sequence is MLKIIMSQHDSIRAVEWKDNHLVLLDQRKLPHNEQFVQLYSAEDTADAIRNMVVRGAPAIGIAAAYAAAMAARKCYKQYPQDWRKRLSVEIDLLQNSRPTAVNLMWALKRMCDLADAVDGDPEEPLLALAQQIHQDDINANYRMGELGSALIQPSHGVLTHCNTGSLATGGYGTALGVIRSAYSSGKIEHVYADETRPWWQGSRLTAWELVKDKIPAHLLCDGAAAHLMKLGKVSWVIVGSDRIAANGDVANKIGTYSLAVNARYHGVKFMVVAPTSTIDLATSNGNGIPIEERSQDEVLNVSNQRIAAHHTQAWNPAFDVTPAALVDALVTEKGVVLNPNAAKIAALMAS